From Spirosoma agri, one genomic window encodes:
- a CDS encoding transposase, with protein sequence MWLLRTGGQWRNLPDCWPPWQAVYAHFNIWKSDGTFERLNAALNELDRLMADRDALPSAVRVDSQLVKLAFLIGEDRGLDAHKRVSARSPERSQTHTCG encoded by the coding sequence TTGTGGCTGCTTAGAACGGGTGGTCAATGGCGAAATCTGCCTGATTGTTGGCCACCTTGGCAGGCTGTTTACGCCCATTTTAACATCTGGAAGTCGGACGGCACGTTTGAACGGCTCAACGCTGCCTTGAATGAGTTAGATCGACTAATGGCAGACCGGGATGCATTGCCATCGGCCGTGCGTGTTGATTCACAGTTGGTTAAATTGGCGTTTTTGATCGGGGAAGACCGTGGTCTTGATGCGCACAAACGGGTTAGTGCGAGGTCGCCCGAGCGGTCACAAACGCACACTTGTGGTTGA